From the Hemicordylus capensis ecotype Gifberg chromosome 1, rHemCap1.1.pri, whole genome shotgun sequence genome, the window tttagctcccaaaggggccgcgtgacccccgctcgggagctaaactagcctcctcgtatctgacgtcagacacaggaggCGTGTCAGGGCCACTCTTGTGGCCCTTGATTGgtcagcagcctgggttctttgaacccgttggcccaatggtggctccgccactgaacttcatggaggagaggtctatcaatgcctactagtcagagggctataggctacctccaggctcaaagacaggatgcctctgagaaccagttgcaggggagtaatagcaggagagggggcatgccatcaagtcctgcctgtaggcttccagtggcatcttgtgggccactgtgtgaaacaggatgctggactagatgggccttgggcctgatccagcagggctgttcttatgttctatgtacTTATCACATAGGTGTTGAGCTTGCGTACAAAGGGTGACTTTGGACCAGTCATTTCCTCTGAGGCTTTCCTATCTCACAAGactgttgtgtggataaaatagGAGGAGACCCATTTATACTGCCCAGAGTAGCTTGGAGGAAGCATGGGATTTAAATGTTATAAAGCTTTCTGCTGCGCCACGCTCGCTGCTGTGGGAGCTGTTGCCACTGGTGCTGCCGCCGCCCTTAAATCCACTTTTCTTAACTGACCGCAATGGCCAACTCCATTGTGTTCTTCGATATAGCCGTGGACGGGAAGCCCCTGGGGCGTGTGACCTTTGAGCTGTTTAATGACAAGGTTCCAAAGACAGCAGAGAATTTCCATGCCTTGAGCACTGGGGAGAAAGCCTTTGGCTACAAGGGGTCCTGCTTTCACAGAGTCATTCCTGAATTCATGTGCCAGGGTGGTGACTTTACCCGCCATAATGGAACAGGTGGCAAATCCATTTATGGTGAGAAGTTTGCTGATGAGAACTTCCTCCTCAAGCACACAGGCCCTGGAATTTTGTCTATGGCAAATGCTGGTCCCAATACAAATGGATCTCAGTTCTTCATTTGTACTGCCAGGACTGATTGGTTGGATGGGAAACATGTGGTCTTTGGCCAGGTCAGAGAAGGAATGAAGATTGTGGAACAAATGGGGCAGTTTGAATCAAGGAATGGCAAGACACGCAAGAAGCTCACCATCACTGACTGTGGGCAGCTGTCATAAAATTCCTTTGTCTTAACAATCAAGCATTCCTTCTGTAGCTGGGGTTGGTACCCCACCTGGGGTGCTTTAGTCCTGTAACCCGTGTGCTCCTAACTTAACTGCTGCTTTTCTATTCGGTTTCAATTTCTGCTCCCTCATGTCCAGCTGGACTGAAGACATGTTTGTTtgcaaaatgaaataaataatgttataaataataataaataataatataaataataataaacaggctAGTTTTATGCTGTTTGATGACCACCAGGACAAAGCTTGCTAGTGACAGCACTTTTGCTACCAGACAGAGAAAAATATATGCCTATTGATACATGCTGTCTCTTCTAGCCATGAACAGCAGGGGGCAAGGAAAGATATCCTTTCCCCAGGAGATAAGGAAAGTCTAAAGAAAGGCAAGGAAACTCATACAATAGAGGAAGAGAGTGGGCCAATTctttgtgtgtggaggggagtaAAGCACggagcacctttttaaagccagCCTTGGGTAGCAAAAAACTGTTGCTACTGCTTAGGCATCCATCTCTAATAGAAGGTAGTCTGAAGGTCCCTTCAAACTGAAATTCTGAACTGAAACAATGTCTGCACTGGAGACTGCTTACACACACCATGTATGTTACCCTGAGGGGAAGGACAGGCTGCAAGTGTAAGAAGTAAAAAACTAAACAAAGAAATTTGCACGTGTCCAAAATGAGACAAGTGTGCCATTTGGTCATTTGACTGCATAATGCTACTGGCTGATTAGGTCACAACACTGAGGGCCAGTTCTTTTACCAGGACCCTGCATAATACCCATGATGACCCATGATGGTCTCTGCATGCAGGAGCATTTCAAAGCCACTCGCTCTCTGGCAGGAGCTGGTGTTCCATGGTATGCAGCTTTCAGAAGTTATGGCCCTGCCGTGGAACCATCATCAGCTAGAAACATTTTCAACAGTCTCCCAATGTGGGAAATAACATGGAACTCATCCTGTAGTGACCATTTCTTCTGATAGACTACCCATATTGCTCTCTCAGTAGAGCTTTTGTCATTAGAATGTAAACAAAGGAAAGTAACATAAGAAAATATACTTCAGATTTAAAGTAGTATTTTCAAAAATAGAGCATGAAATTTAAGTTAATTGTGACTAACTCATTCTATTTGTTCAACAGTCAGAATTACCGTAACTTTAAGTAAATCTGAGTCCTAACATTTCAAAGAGTCAATCATGCCCTCAAAACAGCTGCTAAAAGAAAATCTCTAGAACAATTCTTCTTTTGCTTTCGTTTGTAACAGGTGATCAATTTTTAGATCAGTAGGTGGCACCATGGTTCCACACGTATATAACTACTGATCTTCAGCATGGCTGCTTCAAAAGATAATTAAGTGTTTGATGCAAACTGATGTTGACATcgagtttcaatttattatctttatttaaaaactgtaaataaaAAACTTTATTTGAAAAGACCAGTTAAATGAATATGACTGTTGCTGAAACTGTCAGTAAACTAGCATCCTATCAAATGAATGGATCTGAATGCAAAAGTGTATGAATTTAAACTCAATACACATTAATTTAAACTTAATACTCAGATTTACTTAAAGTTAGTTTTGACTGTTGAACAAATAGaacaagttagtcacaactaacttaaaTTTCATGTTTTCAATGGGATGTGATTTGCTGAACTGGGGAACTGGTATTAACATGGGGAAAACCCAAGTACAAAGGGAAGGTCTGTTTCCCTTTTCTATTCAGCTAGTATTGACAGTGGCGGGAGGACAAACACCTGTGACAGTGTTCAGAATAACTGTTGCTTAATGCAGGACTCAGATGCAAAATAGTTATGGTTCCAAAAATATGGATCTGAGGGCCCTACTTTTGACAATACTACTTTAAATCTTAAGTATATTTTCTTATGTTACTTTCCTTTGTTTACATTCTAATGACAAAAGCTCCACTGAGAGAGCAATATGGGTAGTCCCCATCAtggaggccaagataagaagcagcagcggggcagcagcagtggcgacaGTGGTGTTGGAGAAGGCCGCCAGCCAAGGAGGAGGTAGGAGCAACGGTGGGGAGATATTGGTTGTCTTGCCCCTTGCATCAGACGTCAGACGCAGGAGTGTGGCTTAGAGCACTGGAACATGCAAGGGAGGGGCCTGCCCAGATTTTGTCCCCTAGCCCCTGGGGGtctcgctacacccctggttttatcccatggttatgcaaatattgctccatttcaaatgaggtaagctgtgtcccacggtctgtcactagttctttaggaagaccttccctcgcaaaaactgcagctatgaactggatcaccttgtttgttgtaatgttgtcagcaaatgaaacttcggGCCACCTGGAATCGTAATCTACCATCAtgataacaaatctttgttttgcagGTTGGTTATTCAAAGGCCACATTATATCCAGAACAGGTTTTCCCCAGGGatcattgggatactctactggagtcaagggttagtaaaagtcttctgcaatttgtcagatacagcacaagccataccaTGCTGGATTACAGTTTCAATGtctttgtccatacctggccaccaaaaaccttCTCTGATCTGCCTTTTAGTCCAGTttatgcccaggtgaccttcatgggcaattttgatcacttttgcttgtaagaaggttggcaccaccaaacaatcagtcctcagcaccaacttaatttttaataatttaaaaaaacttgttttaatcactattttattctattgtttttattgtcatgtattttaatctgtgacttttaaatattttaaattttgtacaccgcctagagatgtgcatatcaggtggtatagaaatatgataaataaataaaataaaaataactcattgagaagggacaacTCACCCGCTATGTGAatatatggttgaagatgttcgggtaccctgtttttgcatggccatctgTTAGTTATGTAAAGtataagttcagtaagcacttgatcagcactgagggctgctttccattcagaagatgtgatcattCCATGAATGGATggagctatttgcacaattactactcttctgggatctccccttggcctggaagtggaagtaaAGATAAACAATCTGTAGCTGTATTCCAAATACTTGGCAGCtatccacctggaaatcaaaatccataagtctgtcatttggctattcttggggtcgcTCAACTCGATtcccaagtagtaaataaagtagataggggtttatggtctgaccataacATGAATTTTCTGCCTCACAAGAAAGTCCTAAAAtacctcaccacccagaaacatgctagagttTCTTTTTCAGTGACAATCAATGAGACCTCGTTTCTTCAGCATagcagctaagcccgctctccccactcatgatcagagtgggagccctgggcggccggatcggccacccacatgattgccggctccatgatggagcaggcggggcctggggagctcgggggccgtgcggcccccagaagctccaatatgccctgcgcgagtgcacaaggcatactggggagacccctggaaccAGGAGGCagattttcgcctcccctccgggggtctactcatgagtagccacggctactcatgattgggaagcctgggtttgcagagcgtttgctccgcaaacccgggcttaggggagggctagcTGCTTAGGGGAGGGCTAGCCGCTTATAAGCCACctggctcgcctgcaagcccagtggtttaaacGAGCAgcaaaaaatcaggctaggctctcctagcctgatttttgctgcttgtgagaatagcccccttctctgaagcagtaagcactctggaagcaaaggcagcgTGTCCCTGTCCCCTATtttctgggtcaagacagcacccaaaccatattcagaagcatcagtggttacaacagtGTGCTTGTTGGTATccaaagaagtgagagcagggctttcagcaatggccgattTGATGCTggaaactagccttgcaggatacatcccagttaaatgctacattattttttcaaaagaagacgcaatggagcaactttggaggcaaagaatagaacttgtaatgttcagcaatcacattcaaagtagaaTTGAAATGATCAtttaaggcttgaagagcagcttcataagaattggcatccccttgtAGGCTGACAGGAAAGaacaaatgattatatattatctggccttcagggcccgagcattgaagcaatatagccttctgctttgctggagtaaaattgGGAGTCTGTATGGTgaagaggtaattgcagaaatagggcctccattgtttccagggaagagcaggttctcctggggtggacaagaaaaacgGTGATGGTGGGACCTGAGCCATGCTGCTGTAGGCATGCAGTGAACAACAGAGAccaggactgataaggaaaaagtaccttcaggggttgtgcaagtcaggaagctggagaaacaatcagcagcagcagtagtagaaaGCAGTGCAGGAATAGGACCAGTGATGCCAGAATAtttacaagctttgcaggctcagaCACTTATATGATTCAAAATCtcgttgccaaatgttttatagctgcttccctcatgcacacaaggaaatcttttgtggatttaactaaaggttattcagcaacaactccattttctccttctcctttccttcccttttcctttttgaccTCTCCCCCATACTCGCTATAGGACCcctcttgggacaaatgtccaaacaaacaaattgcaaaagaTAACTGGATGCAATACAACACAGAGGAAGGCCAAAAATGTGTCcttttcccctcccacctcccaaacccTCCATTTAGGAGGTAGGAGACGGAAAGAAcatcttttttctttccctctgcCTTGAGGCCTTCCCCTGCTGTGTGATATGACACTAGAGGGGCAGGAGAGTCTTTCCCCTCCAGGCTACTTACTATAAACTACTGGGGCTTGAAAAGATCTGAAAGCACTACAAGGCTGTgttccagggcgctttccagattacacgctacagcAGTGTCACCACATGTCTGTTAGTGTGATTCCATACAGGGACTACGGTTTCGCAGTCCCTgctctgtcagcaaggtgccgttcacatttctgatgccttcttttgggttcTATCTTTGTgttagtgctacaatgttgcaaaaaatagctgtattttcccagtGTAGGAGGTTTATGCAAACTAGAAAAGATTGctcccccctgctggtggctttgtgcaacgcCCTTTATTTACGGTTTCAATACAATCCTGATGACCCGAAGTAAACTACTGCTgttgttgtagtgtgtaatctggaaagtgccctgtctGGCTCAAACCCTGAACAGGAACACTCCTGTCTGGGCCTTGGGAAACCctgcaacatttttattttattttatttttgcaggctCCACTAGTAATAACACTTTCTACCAAACTGAAATGACAGATTTAAACACTTTCtagggccctcaaatcctctgaAAGAGAATTTTGTTAAGCCATTCCTGATGGTCAGCAAGATGAATCTCCCTAGAGAGAGGAAATTTGATAATTTTGGCACCAAcacaaagaaggcccagtcctaTGTAACTATCCACTGCACCCCAGATGGCAGAGGAAGATGAAGCAGGGCCGCCAGATATGACTCAAATGTACCAGTAGGCTCATATGggagggagcaggcagtccttgatACCCTGCTCTCACTGTCTAGGACTTTAGAGATCAAAAACAGCTTTTAAATTAGCCTAAAAACTAACTGGGAAACTAGTTAGAAACTAACAGTTGGTAAAGTATCAAGTGCTTCAAAGAGCCATAATAAACCAGAGGCCACATTCTGGATCAGCTTCTGTTTCCAGGCCCTTTTCAAAGGCCGTCCCACAAAGTGTGagttacagtaatctagtctaCATGTCATTAAAGCATGGGTAATGCAGTCAGATCATGTTTAtccaggaaataaaataaataaatgtagccaGGGTGGAAATAAATGTAGTCAGATCATGCTTGTCCAGCTGATAAAAATCTGTTGTGACTGCCTCCGCCATCACCTGAACATCTAGGAGCAGCACAGGTTCCAAGAACATACTCATACTGCAAGCCCAAGTCTTaagggagagtgcaaccccatccaaacaAGCAAAACCCCAAAAGACCTTTACAGCacagctgttttctcaggcttttaattaaaactaattttaatttttaaaattgttttattctgtgaaatggttgtaattgttttattctgtgaagttgttttaatggtttttgttttgttttatatttgttgtgttttggattgtgtacacttcCTGAAGATACATgtatcaggcaatatataaatagtagtggttagagtattggactaggaccagggagacctgagttcaaatccctgtccagccatgaaactcactaagtAACTCatcagtcacttatctttcagcctaacctacctcacaaggttgttaaTGGGTTAAGCATAACCATGTGTATTTCAGACAAACATAATCATGTGCATTTCAGATAAATGGGGCTTCTCTTCTGCCACTACCCCCAACAAAGAGGACTGTAGTTTAGAAATATTATTCCAAATCCTAAACATTAGAAATATTCTTAAGCTCCAACCCTAAACTTGGGAATACATCCCATTGAACACAGAGAGATTGCATTCAATGAGACTATGCAGAGTAGACATGTCCAGGATTGTGCTGTAAGGTTATTTATTTCCCACTTTTTAGATCCAAGGACTttacacatctttttaaagttcTTGGGTCTTTAAAAAGTGGGAAATAACCTTACAGCATGATCCTGGGCATATCTACCCTGCAGAGTCCCCCGAACTTGGCCTCTCtccattcaatgggacttattcccagATTTAGGTTTAAGCCATTAAACAGTGTGAATAGGGGGCTCCAAGCAAGTAATAGGAATATTTCCCC encodes:
- the LOC128341172 gene encoding peptidyl-prolyl cis-trans isomerase A-like; the protein is MANSIVFFDIAVDGKPLGRVTFELFNDKVPKTAENFHALSTGEKAFGYKGSCFHRVIPEFMCQGGDFTRHNGTGGKSIYGEKFADENFLLKHTGPGILSMANAGPNTNGSQFFICTARTDWLDGKHVVFGQVREGMKIVEQMGQFESRNGKTRKKLTITDCGQLS